GAGGAAGCAGGGGCAGGGTCCCCAGCACTTGTTACAAACCACACGATGCACCTTAACTCACCCACCACGAGGCACTTTACAGATTGAGGGGGGAAGggtttcgtttttgtttttttggttttaattttaaacGACATTGAAGGAAACAtagaagagacaaaaaaaaaatggttaaaaagtaGACTCTAAGCACTCCCTTTCCCTTTGTCGGATAGTGGGAGTGATAATGGACGATCCacagaagtttttgtttttgggttttttttttttttttttttagaaaaaagaaaaacaacaacaaaaaaaaatggttaGGAGACTGAAAGTAAAAACACACTGTTATTTGGGGCAGTGGGGACATGGGCCCCACGGACCTGTCCTGCCTGGCCCCCGAGGCTGCACTTACCCTCCCCGCCCCACGAGGTGGGCCACTGGGGTAACTGGAAGCTGGGGCGCCAGCAGTTTGCACAGCGAGGCCCCCTCAGCCCCGCCGGCCGGACCCGCTGTGAACGGCCCCCTTGTGCTGTGACCGTGGCAGAGGTGTCTGGGGCCGGGGGGCCTGGCCCGAGTAGCCCCTTGGTTTTGCTGCTTCGGGGAAAGTTGCACAAATGCACGAGGCCGCCTCAGCGCCCCAGGCAGCCATCCTGCGCCGGCTGACGGAGTGAATGGGAGAGGGCCTGCGGTGCCAACCTCATCTGGCTGCCATCAGGCCGGCAGAACTTCCACTCTGGCCCTGGTGAGGGGCTTCCCCCGCGCTGCCATTCGGGGGGCTGGCTTGGGTATGAAGCTGAAAGGCCCAGCTCCCTGCCTTGCCACATGAATGTATTCTCTGGGCCATGAGCCCCTGCTGCGCCCCCTGCCTCAACCCTGAGCAAGGCTGGGGCAGAGCAGTTTCTCCAGGAGCTGGAGAGAGAGGCACCACTTAACGACTGTTGTTTCTCCTGTgaagggggcagaggaggggccaAGGAGGCCACAGGAGTGGGCCGCTGGGGGCTTCGGGCTGCAGCGCGGGGCTGTTAGGAGGGAGCCCCCCCATCTGCAGCCGCATGTGTGGGACGTGGAccacccagctctgccctgaCCCCTCTGTTGACCAAATGGGAGAGGAGCAAGtggcctctcccctccctgctcccctgatatttttaaatgttgggtaAGGGTGGGGTGTCAAGAATGGGAGTGTCTGTCTCTCCTGGGTCGGGGTAGGCTGCCTTTCACCAACTTCTTATTCCCAATCACCTACCTAGGTTTGTCTCCATTCGTGGGTTTTCTTTAAGTTTGTTGTATCTTTTGAGTTTCTCATCTAACTTCTCCCATGGACCTCATTGCTCAGAGCGCAGTATTAGGGCAAGATTCTGCCACTGCCTCCCCTCCATGAATGTATTTATCCTTCCTGTCCTGGGGAAATGGGGAGTGGTCCCtgttttctttccccatctatcccCAGAGAGatgacctttttttctttctttttttttttttttttgcaccaaaGTGGCAACTGGGTCAGTGTTGGGGGATAAAGCTGGCCTCGGGGGTGGAGGGGCCCCCTCCACCTGCTTCTCCCTGGTTTCAACAGTGTTAGCGTCCGTGAAAAGACAATATTGTATTCTCTCTAAAGCAATAAGGGGGTGATGGGCCAGGGGGAAACGTCTTGCTGCTGCTGGCCCCCCAGCTCCCCCTCTCCTCAAGCCAGTGTTTGGCGGCATTAGAGGTGTGGGGGAGTACTGTCGTGACTGAATGTAACTGCCCCCGCCCCTGCCgcagccaatgcaggggagggGGGGTGACACTCTTCCCCGTCTCtaccttcccctcccccccagcTAAAGAGACTTTGAATTTAGGGGGCCCTTGAGCCTGGAGAGGCCTTAACCCTGTGAGGAAGTGTAGGGGgagccctctcccacccccatccccttctGAGAGTGGTCAATGTTTACAAGCCCCTGAGCCCCCCAGCCCAGGGACTCAGCCCCTTGCTGTCCTCCCCCAGCCCGTCTTCCTGGGCCCCAGCTGCTCTCCCGCCCttcctggggttggggtgggtgcAGGGGTCGTCCTGTATCCCGTCGTCTGCCTTGTACCCACAATCTCCCCCACCCCATGTGACCCTTCTCTTGTACCTGCCTCTGTAAATACTCCCCCTCAATAAAACTTGGTGTGTGTTCTCCCCGGCTGCCTCTTGAGTTTTTTTCTTGGGGGAAGGGGATACTGGGAATGACAGACACAACTCAGCTGGGAACTGAGCCATGGGTGGGGGGCAGCCAGACCAGAAACGGGAGGGCTGTGCCTGTGGGATGCCCATGACCTTTGACCCAGAGGAGGTGGTCCTGCCTGTGATCCAGCATCTGACTGAGGGGGCATCTGACTGAGGGGGCATCTGACTGAGGGAGCGAGGGAACTTGTTATCCCTACTTGGGGGGTCCCCCAGCCACTCTGCCACTGGGAACAGAGACTAGAGTGAGAAAGACAACAAGCAAGGGTGGAGACCAGGTACAGAGTTGGAATTGGTTCCTTtatggaaaaactgaaaatataataaaaattaaaataaaaccagtTTTAAAAAAGCCAGCCCCTGGAGTTtccacctcctgcctctggcccTCCAGCGGGATGAGGCCTCAACCCCAGGGCAGCAAAAGGATGAGGGCCTTCTGCCCCTCTTTCCCCATTCTATCCCCATCTTAATCTCCACAGTGGGGGCCCCGGGAGGAACCAAACCTGGGTAGGGGAGCAGGGACCCAAGGCCCCGTGGCCCGGGGAGGGAGGCTCGGTGTGCACCCAGCCCCAGAGCTCCCGGCCTGTAGTGTGGGCACGGGCAGGGCCCCTCCTAGCCTGGGCCCAGTTGGGGTCGGGGCTGTTAGTTCCAGATCTTGAGGAAGGAGTCCCAGGAACCTGTGGCCACAGCCATGCCATCGTCAGTGACCCCGAGGCAGCTCACACGGTTGTCATGGCCCGCGAGGACAcctgggggagaagggggcatcagaaCCCCTCCGGCCCAGTTCCCTTGTCCCTGCCTGGCCCCCTGCTCAGCTCCCGGTCTCACCTGCACGGTCGCCCTTCATGGCATCCCAGATGTTGCAGTTGAAGTCGTCGTAGCCCGCGAGCAGCAGCCTGCCGCTGCGCGAGAAGGCAACAGAGGTGATGCCGCAGATGATGTTGTCGTGCGAATACATGAGGAGCTCCTGGTCGGCCCGCAAGTCAAAGAGGCGGCATGTGGCGTCATCAGAGCCCGTGGTGAAGGCGTAGCCGTTGGGGAAGAACTGCAGGACATGCGACCAGAGTGGGGTGAGGCCGCAGTGAGGGCCGGGAGCCTGGCAGAGAGGGGCCATCCCAGCTCGCCCAGAACTTACAGCCACGGCGTTGATGTCGGATTCGTGGCCGATGAAGGTCTGTCGGCACATGGAGTCCCGCACGTCCCACAGCTTGATGGAGGCGTCGCAGGCGCCTGACACAAAGGTGCGGCCGTCGGGGGCCAGGGACAGGGACATCACATCACCACTGTGTCCAGCAAAGCCCACAGTCTGCTGGCCGGTCTCAATGTCCCACAGGGCACTGGAGAGGTgacggaaggaaggaaagggtcaGAGAGGGGTTAGGATAGATGCCCTCTGCCCTACCCCTCCACCGCATGAGCTCAGGCCCGAGGCCATCTCCACGCTGGGAGCACTGGCAGCCAGCGCCTGCTCCTGCCTCACACTCGTCCCTCCTTCCTGCCACCAGAACAAAAGGCTGAAGGGTTTGCAAGGTGGTCGCTGCCACTCCTGGAGCAGGCGGTGACTACCTGCTGCGTGAGCCCTGAGGCCGTGTTCCCCCCGGCGCCCCCCCCTCAGCAGGAAGTGTGGGTGAGCCCCGCCTGCCTGGCGCTGGCAGGCCCTCACCAGGTGGTGTCCCCAGAGCTGGTGATGATTTGGTTGTCATCCAGAAAGCGGCAGCATGACAGGTACCCTGGGGGAAGGGGCTGGTCAGCGGGGGCTGTCAGCACAGCCGGCGCAGCCCCTGTCCCCGCCATAGGGCCCAGGCTCACCGGTGTGGCCAGGCAGCTCCCGGCTGACCCTGACATTGCCCTCACGGGTCTTGAGGCTGTAAATGGAGCATATGTTGTCCAGTCCCCCGCAGGCCACGAAGTTCCCTGAGGGCGCGTAGGCACAGGTCATGACCCAGGAGGAGCGCAGCGGGATGGCGTGGACCTGGGGGCAAGGGGTAGTGCCCGGGGTGAGAGCCGGCTGGGCGCCGCAGCCCTGCCCCGGCAGCCGCAGGCGCTGCCCCTACCTTGTTGGTGGTGTAGCTGTCCCAAATGATGAGCTTGCCGTCCTGGGAGGCGCTGACCAGCAGCCTGCGGGAGTGAGACAGGAGAGCCAGAGGGGTCTGGGTGGGAAGGCCCCTCTGGAGGCAGgacaccctccccctctcccatctGGCGAGAGACAACTTCCGGTAGCAGCCCGGAGGTTCCCACTAGCTCGGTTTGGTCCTGTTTCCTGGGTCCCTGGCGGGGATCTGGAAGTCAGGTCTTCCCACACTCACTTGCCAACGCGAGCATCTTGTTTGAGACACCCAATGTGCAAGGCggcccctgcccaccctgcctCAGCCCAGGGTGAACACAATGGCTCAGCACACAGCCTCGACCTCACCCACCTTGAGTCTGTCCCCCAGTGCATGGCATAGATTTTGGCCAGGTGCCCACGGAGGGTCCTCCGTGTCCTCATCTGGATTCTCCCCACTGGGTCCAGCCCAGCTGTGATCTGGAGGTGGAGGCAGAATGGGCTCAGAAAGGTTCGGGTGGCAGGGCCCACGGAGAAATATGCCTCCCACCCGAGCTCCTTCCCTAAAGCCAAGTCCAGCCCTGATTCCTCTCACCTGGGTCAGTGTTGAATCCCCACATGCTTTTCGGGCATCCTATAAGAGACGGCAGAGCCCGTCAGAGGGGCAGGGAAGAagatggggaggagaggaaagagaacgGAAAACAAGAGTGGAAAGGATGAGACAGGAAGAGATTAGGGTACTGCCCCCCACCAAGCACACgcacccccctcccctgcctcccctagCCCGGTACACACAAGCCACCGGGTCCTGCCCGCTCAGCCGCCCGCCAGGCCCTCACCCGGATCTGGTTCCGGAGCTG
This genomic interval from Bos mutus isolate GX-2022 chromosome 25, NWIPB_WYAK_1.1, whole genome shotgun sequence contains the following:
- the GNB2 gene encoding guanine nucleotide-binding protein G(I)/G(S)/G(T) subunit beta-2, with the translated sequence MSELEQLRQEAEQLRNQIRDARKACGDSTLTQITAGLDPVGRIQMRTRRTLRGHLAKIYAMHWGTDSRLLVSASQDGKLIIWDSYTTNKVHAIPLRSSWVMTCAYAPSGNFVACGGLDNICSIYSLKTREGNVRVSRELPGHTGYLSCCRFLDDNQIITSSGDTTCALWDIETGQQTVGFAGHSGDVMSLSLAPDGRTFVSGACDASIKLWDVRDSMCRQTFIGHESDINAVAFFPNGYAFTTGSDDATCRLFDLRADQELLMYSHDNIICGITSVAFSRSGRLLLAGYDDFNCNIWDAMKGDRAGVLAGHDNRVSCLGVTDDGMAVATGSWDSFLKIWN